The following DNA comes from Chryseobacterium gallinarum.
CTTTCCATTGTTGCCTTAGTAGGCGAAAATATGAAAAACAGAAGCGGGGTAAGTGCCAGGATGTTTGGATGCCTGGGAAACAACGGAATCAATATCAGGGCTATTGCTCAAGGCTCCTCGGAGAGAAATATCAGCATTGTTATCTCAGAAAATGATAGTAAAAAAGCAGTGAATGTCCTTCATGAAGAATTTTTTGAATCTGAAATAAAGCAGGTACATCTTTACCTCTGCGGAACAGGGAATGTAGGTTCGAAACTTGTGCAGCAAATCTATGATCAGAACCCATATCTGAGAGAAAATTTATTAATTAACCTGAGAATTGCAGGTTTATCCAACAGCCGCAGGATGATCTTCGCTGACAAAGGAATTTCACGGGAGGAATATGACAACTGGGCTGCATATGGCCAGGAAGCTTCCATCAATGCATTTGCAGAAGAAATTATCTCCCGGAATTTAAGAAACTCTGTCTTTGTAGATATTACCGCGAGTTCCGAAATTCCTGAGATCTATGAAAAACTGCTCAAAAGAAGCGTCAATATTGTTGCCTGCAATAAAATTGCAGCCTCATCCGGTTTTGAGCAGTATAAAACATTGAAAAACACTGCGAGAAACCATAGTTGTAACTTTTATTTTGAAACCAATGTGGGGGCAGGCCTTCCGGTAATAGGAACTATTAATGACCTGATTAAAAGCGGAGACAAAATCATCTCTATCGAAGCTGTATTAAGCGGAACATTAAATTTTGTATTCAATCATTATGATGGAAATAAAACATTTTCTGAAGTTGTAGCCCAGGCACAACGTGAAGGCTACACCGAGCCGGATCCAAGACTGGATTTATCAGGTACTGACGTAGCACGCAAGATCCTGATCCTGGCCAGGGAAGCCGGATATCCGCTTCAGTTTGAGGAAATTGAAAACATAAGTTTTCTGCCTGAAGCCTGTATGCAGGGAAGCGTAGAAAATTTTTATACAAAGCTCAGTGAACACGAAAGTCATTTTAAATCTTTATTCACCGCTGCCCAAAAAGAAGGTAAGATCTTAAAATACACAGCCGAATTTAAAAACGGAAAAGCAAAAGTGGGGCTGCAGCATATTGCTCCGGGGAGCGACCTGTTCCATCTTTACGGAAAAGACAATATTGTCATCTTCAAAACTTTGAGGTATTCCGAGCAACCATTAGTCGTAAAAGGTGCGGGAGCAGGTGCTGAAGTAACTGCCAGCGGCGTTTTTGCCGATATCATACGTTCTGTTTAAAAACAATAAATATGAAAAAAATAAAATTAAAAGTCCCGGCTACAGTAGCCAATTTAGTATGTGGATTTGACATCCTCGGAATGGCCATCTACGAACCGTATGATGAAATGGAACTTGCCCTGACAGACTCTCCTGAAATTATTATCAGGCACAAAGACCCGTTCGGGCTTCCTGAAGATCCATTGAAAAATGTAGCCGGTATCGTGCTTCTGAAAATACAGGAGCACCTTCAGCTTTCCACGGGTTTTGAGGTAACGATCCGGAAGCATATAAAACCCGGGAGCGGGCTCGGCTCCAGTGCGGCAAGTGCCGCAGGAGCCGCCTTCGGAGCCAATATTTTATTGGAAAACATATTGTCTAAAAATGAAATGATCCATTTTGCTATGTTTGGGGAAGAATTAGCCTCCGGGGTACGCCATGCGGATAATATTGCTCCCTGTATTTACGGAGGAATTACCCTTGTAAAATCTACTGTTCCCCTTGATATTATTCCGCTGAATACTCCTGATTTATTTGTAACAGCTGTACACCCCCAGGTTGAAGTAAAGACTTCTGATTCAAGGCAGATTTTAAAGAAAACTGTTTCTTTAAAAAGCGCTGTGGAACAATGGGGAAATATTGCAGGACTTGTAGCCGGAATTCAGAAAAATGATATTCCGCTTATCGGTAGAAGCCTTAACGATGTCATCATAGAGCCGATCCGAAGTATTTTAATTCCGCAATTTGATGAAATTAAAAGTAAAAGTTTGCAGTCCGGGGCATTGGGTGGAGGAATTTCAGGATCCGGCCCTTCAATTTTCATGCTCTCTGAAAAAAAGGAAACTGCAGAAAAAATAGCCCGTCTGATGAAATCCATTTATGACAACATTGGCATTGAAAGCTATGTATACATTTCAAAAATAAATCCGAAAGGAATAGAGCTTATTGAAAACCAAATAAAAAAGACAGATGAAATATTATAATTTAAAAGACCGTCAGGAAAAAGTCGGTTTTAAAACCGCAACAATAAAAGGACAAGGAAAAGAAAAAGGATTGTTTTTTCCGGAAAAGATTCCTCAGTTTGAAAATAAATTCATTCAAAACCTTCACCGGCTCGCTGATGCTGAAATCGCTTATCAATGTATGAAAGATTTTGTCGGGGATGAAATTCCCGGGGAAATACTTCAAAAGATCGTTTCAGAAACAGTTAGCTTTGATATCCCTTTGAAAAAGATCAGCGAAAATATATCAATCCTGGAACTGTTCCACGGCCCCACTTTAGCTTTTAAAGATATCGGAGCGAGATTTATGAGCCGCTGCTTATCCTATTTCCTGAAAGATCGTCAAAAAAAAGTAACCGTTCTTGTTGCCACTTCCGGTGATACCGGAGGTGCTGTTGCCCATGGTTTTTACAATATTCCGGAAATAGATGTAGTAATCCTATATCCCCAAAACAGGGTAAGCCCCGTTCAGGAGAAGCAACTTACAGCCTTAGGACAAAATATCTTTGCCCTGGAAGTAAACGGAAGTTTTGATGACTGTCAGAATCTTGTTAAGCAGGCCTTTTCAAATGAAGAAATCAATGACCGGTTATGGCTTACCTCAGCTAATTCTATTAATGTAGCCAGATGGCTTCCTCAACAAATCTACTATCTGCTTGCCTTAAAACAGTGGCAGCAACAGGAAAATGAGCGTCCTGTAATATGCGTTCCCAGTGGTAATTTTGGGAATATCTGTGCCGGGCTTCTTGCGCACTTCAGAGGCCTTCCTGTAGATCATTTTGTTGCGGCCTGCAACGCGAACGATTCTATCCCGAACTATTTAAAGACTCAGAATTTTAATCCACAGGAATCTGTTGCTACCCTTTCCAATGCTATGGACGTAGGAAATCCCAGTAACTTTGTAAGAATCCTGGAACTTTTCAGCCATCAATTTGATTCTTTAAAAAATAAAGTATCCGGATATTCTGTTGATGATAAAGAAACGCTGGATACCATTACAAAAGTCTACGAAGAGTACAGATACATTCTCGAGCCTCACAGCGCAGTAGCATTTGCTGCCATGTTACAATATCTGAATGAAAACCCTCATAAAAAAGGATTCATTTTAGGAACTGCCCATCCTGTGAAATTTCCTGAAGCGGTAGAGAAAGCAACCCGGACAAAAATTGAAATCCCTGAATCTTTACATCAACTGATGATTAAAGAGAAAAAAACTGTCAAAATAAATTCAGACTTTGAAGAATTAAAACGATTTTTGCTTAATAAAAACGAAAAGCAATGAGCAAAATATATCTTGAAGATGTAAAAATATATGCCTACCATGGGGTTTTGCCTGAAGAAAATAGTATAGGAACCTATTATATCTTAAATGCAGAACTCCACACAGACCTGTGGAAAGCTGCCGAATCTGACGATCTGAACGACACTATAAGTTATGCGGATATCAACGATATTCTTCATCAGGAAATGAAAATAAAATCGAAATTACTGGAGCATGTGGCAGGAAGAATAATCTCAAAAATTCACGAACGTTTTCCGCAAATTGATTACATTAAGCTTACAATTACCAAAACAGCCCCTCCTATGCAGGGAGAAATGAAAGGAGCCAGTATTGAACTGGAAAAAGGTTTTAAACCGGAGCTTTAAAATGATTACTTTCGTTCCATAAAAAACATTACAATTGAAATTTTTAAAAATAGTACTTTTAGCAGCATTTATCAATACATTCGGACAGGCCGGTGTTGATAATCAATTAGCCGACTATAATTTTCCAAAGATCAAATCCAGCATTACCATGCCGGTAACGATTCCGCTTTCGGAGCTGAGTAATATGATCAATGCTTCCGTAAAAGACCTTATCTATCAGGATGACTCTTATACGGATAACAATAATGACCAGTTTAAAGTAAAAGTCTGGAAAACAAGGCCAATCCGGCTGGTAGGAGGTACCAATCAGAATCTGCTGATAGAAGTTCCCCTGAAAATCTGGGCAGAAAAAGGAATCGGAACCTTAGGAGTCTATACCTACCAGAATACCACTTTTGAAACGGTAATGTCTTTTAATACAACCGTTAATTTCAGAAACAACTGGACAATCACTACTTCTACCAGACCCAACGGCTTCAGATGGGTCACAAAACCCGTTCTGGATTATGGAAGAATACAAATTCCCATTACGCCTGTTGTTGAGAAAAGCCTGAGGGAGCAGCAAGAGAAATTTTGTAAAACAATTGACCAGCAGATGGCTACTCAATTAAATTTTCAGCAATATGCCGTAATGGCCTGGAATACATTCTTACAGCCTTTTAATATTTCGGAGGAATACAATACCTGGCTCAAAATAAGCCCTGTTGGTGTTAACCTTACTCCTTTAAAATTTTATGGGAATCAGATTAATACTACCCTCGGTATTGATATCTATTCTGAGACTTTTACAGGAAGTAAACCCGCAGCTTCTTCACCGGTAACCACAGCAGCCAATTTCAATTTCTCTCCTACCGTAGCTGACAATTTTATTTTACAGACTACTGCCAATATCCCTTTTACAGAAGCCAGTAATATGGCCAGAAAAACATTCCTGAATAAGGAATTTGACATCAGGGATTCAAAAGTAAAGGTAACTGATGTCAGGGTCTATGGTATAGACAGCAGAATTGTGATTGAAGCCCAGACCGAAGGATATATTAAAGGTACATCCATTATTTCAGGAATACCGGTGTATGATGAAACCAAAAGGAAAATCGTCCTGTCCGATACCAAATTTAAGCTAAAGACAACCAATATCTTACAAAAAACAGCCTCTCTGCTGTTTCAGGGAAAAATTGTAAAAATGATTGAAGAAGAATATGGTATTCCAACCCAGGAATTGGAAGAAACTTCCAGAAAAAGTATCGAAGATGCTTTTAATAAGGAATATTATAAAGGATTAAAGATGAGTGGAAAAGTTTTCAATCTTAAACCCGGCAAAATCCTTATGAACAATACAGGGATCACTGCTGTGATTAACACCAATGCCGCATTGAAACTTGTGGTCAACGGATTCTAAAAACGAAGAGAAAGCATGTAACAATTAACAGACATGATAGCTGGAGTAAGAAAAGAGTTATAATCGTAAAAAATTATTATTCTGAAAAACAGACAAAAAGCAAAATCGAGGAACTCAGAAGGAAAGAAATTCTCTAAAAACTTTTGTTCATAAAGAATTTTTGTTATATTTGCACACCTCAAAAATGGTAAACAGGGTACTTTGGCCGAGTGGCTAGGCAGTGGTCTGCAACACCATCTACAGCGGTTCGAATCCGCTAGGTACCTCACCAAAAACCTCTAATTTACGTTAGAGGTTTTTTTGTTGCCATATGATATATAGGATCAGTGGAAAAATTGGGAGCTACGCATCGTTAAGTTCTCATAAAAATATAATAGATTTAAACATGTTCAATTATATAAAAGGCCAGATCCTGATCAATCACGGATCAAGTGCAAAAGTTGTGGTCTTATAATATTTAGATCTATTTAATTTTTAAAATTCACCCAAAGATTTCGTTTTGATTACTCTTTATTTTAAGTAAGCTAAGAAATGAATCGATTTTTAATCGCT
Coding sequences within:
- the thrA gene encoding bifunctional aspartate kinase/homoserine dehydrogenase I, which produces MKILKFGGTSVASSQNILLTENIIKKESVKNKVVVIVSALHGVTDGLIKAAEYASVKNESYLSILKELEEKHLQLVKELLPVPEQSSWLSFTKKHFNDIEEIYNGIFVLGELTDRIKDKIASYGEHLSSSIISARLQYKGLDCVWMNSAALIKTDGRFTNAKVNIALTEKNIQEFLKNHKNQVIIGPGFIARDENGNATTLGRGGSDYTASLIAAAIHAEELQIWTDVSGMMTADPRLVSHAKPISEISYHEAMELSHFGAKVLYPPSIQPVMSKNIDLTIKNTFDPEAPGTLVSHHVKVEDKQQLAAGISNMSNIVLLTLEGSGMVGIPGISAKLFQCLNHENINVILITQGSSEHSITIAINEKEKIIAENAINLSFADDINLKRIAPVKIENKLSIVALVGENMKNRSGVSARMFGCLGNNGINIRAIAQGSSERNISIVISENDSKKAVNVLHEEFFESEIKQVHLYLCGTGNVGSKLVQQIYDQNPYLRENLLINLRIAGLSNSRRMIFADKGISREEYDNWAAYGQEASINAFAEEIISRNLRNSVFVDITASSEIPEIYEKLLKRSVNIVACNKIAASSGFEQYKTLKNTARNHSCNFYFETNVGAGLPVIGTINDLIKSGDKIISIEAVLSGTLNFVFNHYDGNKTFSEVVAQAQREGYTEPDPRLDLSGTDVARKILILAREAGYPLQFEEIENISFLPEACMQGSVENFYTKLSEHESHFKSLFTAAQKEGKILKYTAEFKNGKAKVGLQHIAPGSDLFHLYGKDNIVIFKTLRYSEQPLVVKGAGAGAEVTASGVFADIIRSV
- a CDS encoding homoserine kinase gives rise to the protein MKKIKLKVPATVANLVCGFDILGMAIYEPYDEMELALTDSPEIIIRHKDPFGLPEDPLKNVAGIVLLKIQEHLQLSTGFEVTIRKHIKPGSGLGSSAASAAGAAFGANILLENILSKNEMIHFAMFGEELASGVRHADNIAPCIYGGITLVKSTVPLDIIPLNTPDLFVTAVHPQVEVKTSDSRQILKKTVSLKSAVEQWGNIAGLVAGIQKNDIPLIGRSLNDVIIEPIRSILIPQFDEIKSKSLQSGALGGGISGSGPSIFMLSEKKETAEKIARLMKSIYDNIGIESYVYISKINPKGIELIENQIKKTDEIL
- the thrC gene encoding threonine synthase, which gives rise to MKYYNLKDRQEKVGFKTATIKGQGKEKGLFFPEKIPQFENKFIQNLHRLADAEIAYQCMKDFVGDEIPGEILQKIVSETVSFDIPLKKISENISILELFHGPTLAFKDIGARFMSRCLSYFLKDRQKKVTVLVATSGDTGGAVAHGFYNIPEIDVVILYPQNRVSPVQEKQLTALGQNIFALEVNGSFDDCQNLVKQAFSNEEINDRLWLTSANSINVARWLPQQIYYLLALKQWQQQENERPVICVPSGNFGNICAGLLAHFRGLPVDHFVAACNANDSIPNYLKTQNFNPQESVATLSNAMDVGNPSNFVRILELFSHQFDSLKNKVSGYSVDDKETLDTITKVYEEYRYILEPHSAVAFAAMLQYLNENPHKKGFILGTAHPVKFPEAVEKATRTKIEIPESLHQLMIKEKKTVKINSDFEELKRFLLNKNEKQ
- the folB gene encoding dihydroneopterin aldolase, with the protein product MSKIYLEDVKIYAYHGVLPEENSIGTYYILNAELHTDLWKAAESDDLNDTISYADINDILHQEMKIKSKLLEHVAGRIISKIHERFPQIDYIKLTITKTAPPMQGEMKGASIELEKGFKPEL
- a CDS encoding DUF4403 family protein, yielding MKFLKIVLLAAFINTFGQAGVDNQLADYNFPKIKSSITMPVTIPLSELSNMINASVKDLIYQDDSYTDNNNDQFKVKVWKTRPIRLVGGTNQNLLIEVPLKIWAEKGIGTLGVYTYQNTTFETVMSFNTTVNFRNNWTITTSTRPNGFRWVTKPVLDYGRIQIPITPVVEKSLREQQEKFCKTIDQQMATQLNFQQYAVMAWNTFLQPFNISEEYNTWLKISPVGVNLTPLKFYGNQINTTLGIDIYSETFTGSKPAASSPVTTAANFNFSPTVADNFILQTTANIPFTEASNMARKTFLNKEFDIRDSKVKVTDVRVYGIDSRIVIEAQTEGYIKGTSIISGIPVYDETKRKIVLSDTKFKLKTTNILQKTASLLFQGKIVKMIEEEYGIPTQELEETSRKSIEDAFNKEYYKGLKMSGKVFNLKPGKILMNNTGITAVINTNAALKLVVNGF